The genome window GCGCGATCAGTTCAGAAAACGTCTTCTACCGTAGGCGCGGCTTCGACGGGTGGTCAATCGTCTTGATCGGGTGGCGGAGGGGTGCCGGCCGAAACAACCGGTTCCCGCAGAGTTTTCGAAAACCGGTTCAAGACCCTTGACGCGGTTTGCGGTCAGGAACAAGCTCTGCTTCGTCGGCAGGTAGAAACCGGTTGTCCAACGACGGGCCGACCCGGATGCCCGTCTTCGGGCTCAGACGGCTCCCGGGCGCCCCAGGGCGATCGCCCACGTCACCCCCTGACTCTCCTCGCAGGCAAGGACGTTGCTCTTGACCGACACCCAGGGCTCCGGTCCGTCCCGGCGCCCCCTTCTCCAGGCCGCCGGTGCCACGGCCGCCGCGTACTCCCTGATCGGAACGGCCACCGGCACCGCGAGCGCGGCCGGTGGACCGGGGGCCGACCGGCTGGTGGTGCACCCGGTGCCGGCCGAACTGCCGCTCAACACCAGCTTCTCCGTCAAGGCCCGTACCCCGGGCGGCGTTTGGCGGCCGGTGCCCGTCATCCGGGCCCGTACCAAGACCATCGACGAGAAGACCGGCGCGGGAGTCGTCCGCAGCTCCTCGGTCGCCAACCTCGACTTCCGAGGCACCGTGGAGGTCCAGGTCACCTCCTCCAAGGGCACGATCCCCTCCGCGCGGATCCGCCCCCTGTCGTACGGCATCGCGCACGAGGTCGGCGGCGATACCGTCACCTTTGGTGAGCATCACCCCTATCTGAGGATCGGAGATGTACCGATGAGCCGCACTTCCCCCCACAGGAACACCGACGAGTCCGTCCCCGAGGGCGAGTTGGGCCGTCGCGGTCTGCTCAGGACCGCCGGCGGTCTCACCGCCGCCCTCGCACTGGGCGCCGCCTCCGTCGCGACGACGGCCGAGGCGGCCCCGGCCACCTTCACCCACCCCGGCATGCTGCACGCCTACGGCGAACTCAACCGCGCCAAGGTGCGGGTGGCCGCCGGGGACGACCCCTGGCTGTCCGGCTGGAACCGGCTGACCGCCAACTCCCACTCCGCGAGCACCTGGACCCCCAACCCGCAGGCCACCGTCATCCGCGGCGGCACGGGCCAGAACTACGGCATCCTCTACAACGACATCCACGCCGCCTACCAGAACGCCCTGCGCTGGAGGATCGCCGGCACCACCGCCCACGGCGACACGGCCGTCCGTATCCTCAACGCCTGGTCGGCGACGCTCACCACCGTCACCGGCAACGCCGACCGGTTCCTGGCCGCCGGGATCTACGGCTACCAGTTCGCCAACGCCGCCGAACTCATGCGCGGCCACAGCGGATTCGACCTGGACCGCTTCAGGACGATGATGCTGAACGTCTTCTACCCGCTCAACAACCAGTTCCTGACCGGCCACAACGACGCCTGCGTCACCAACTACTGGGCCAACTGGGACCTGTGCACCATGAACTCGATCCTCGCGATCGGGATCCTGTGCGACGACGGCGCCAAGTACGACCAGGCCGTGAACTACTTCAAGACCGGCGCGGGCAACGGCTCGATCACCCACGCCGTCCCGTATCCGCACACCGACTCCGCCGGTTACGCCCTCGGCCAGTGGCAGGAGGCGGGCCGCGACCAGGGCCACAGCGTCATGGGCATCGGCCTGATGGGCGCCTTCTGCGAGACGGCCTGGTCACAGGGCGACGACCTCTACGGCTATGACGGCAACCGGTTCATGAAGGGCGCCCAGTACGTCGCCAAGTACAACCTCGGCCAGGACGTCCCCTTCACCACCTACACCTGGGGCAGCGGCCAGAACTGCGCCCAGCAGACCCACACCGCCGTCTCCTCCGCGAGCCGGGGCCAGCTCCGCCCGGTCTGGGACCTCGTCCACTACCACTACGCGCGCCGCCGGGGCCTGTCCGTCCCGTACATCACCGCCATGGCCGAACAGGTCCGCCCCGAGGGCGGCGGCGGGGACTACGGCTCCGCCAGCGGCGGCTACGACCAGCTGGGCTTCGGCACGCTCATGTACGCCAAGTAGCCGCAGGTCCGCCACGGGGCAGCCGCAGGTCCACCGTCGCCCGAACGGCCGTCTGAGCCCCGGTACGACCGGAATACCGCGAAGGGATGTGGTGCTCTGAGGTGAACGAGGGTGCACGAGTGAGCGAGCGGGCGTGAGGAGCTGGTGCGCGATGGCGGCAGACCGGCAGGACGGCCCCGTGGTCAGGACGCCGTACGGGGACGTACGCGGCACCTACGTGGACCGGGACGGCCACCCGGACCGGATCGCGGTCTTCCGGGGCATCCCGTACGCGGCCCCGCCCTTCGGCCCCCGCCGGTTCCGCCCGCCCGTGCCGCCCGAGCCCTGGGCGGGGGTGCGGGACGCCCTCGCCTTCGGTCCGACGCCTCCGAAACCGCCGTACTCGGAGGCGTTCGCCCGCTATCTGTCGGACCCCGTCGTGCCGGGCGACGACTGCCTCAACCTGAACGTGTGGACGCCGCGGCCGGACCCCGGGGCCCGGCTGCCCGTCATGGTCTTCCTGCACGGCGGCGCCCTCACCCGGGGCTCGTCGGCGGTCCCCGTCTACGACGGCGCCGCCTTCGCCCGCGACGGCGTGGTGCTGGTCTCCGTCAACTACCGCCTGGGCGTGGAGGGTTACGGCCTCTTCCCGGACGCCCCGCCCAACCTCGGACTGCGCGACCAGCTGGCCGCCCTGGAGTGGGTGCGGGAGTCGATCGCCGCGTTCGGCGGCGACCCGGACCGGGTGACCCTGTTCGGCCAGTCGGCGGGCGCCATCAGCGTCGGCGCGCTGCTGGCCGTCCCCCGGGCGCGGGGGCTGTTCCGGCGGGCCGTGCTGCAGAGCGGCCCGCCCGAGGCGCTGGACCGGGACAAGGTGCGCCGGATGGTCCGGCGGATGGCGAACCGGCTGAAGGTCCCGGCGACCGCCGAGGCCTTCGCCGCCGTGGACCGCTCCGTCCTCGTCGAGGCGCAGACCGAGGTCGGCAGGCTCGGCAGCCCGGTGCTGGGCGGCCCCGCCTTCGGCATCGTCGTCGACGGCGATCTGCTGCCCACCGACCCGCTGCGGGCCCTGACCGAGCACGGCGCGGCCCCCGGGGTCGACCTCCTCATGGGCTGGACCCGCGACGAACACCGCCTCTGGCTGGTCCCCGGCGGCCTCCAGGAACGCGTCGACCGCCTCGGCACGGTCGCCCTCGCCGGTGCCCGCGCCCGCTGCCACTGCGGCCCCGAGGTCCCGCGCGGCTACCGCGACCTCCACCCCGACAAGGGCACCGCCGACCTGGTCGGCCAACTCGTCACCGACCACCTCCTGCGCGTCCCCCTGCACCGGGTGGCGGACGCCCGCCTCGGCCAGGAGCGGGCCCGGTCCTACCTCTACGAGTTCGCCTGGTCCTCCGGCGTCCCCGGCCTCGGCTCCTGCCACGCCCTCGAACTCGGCTTCGTCTTCGACACCGGCGACACCCCCGCCTCCGCCAAGCTCGCCGGTGACCACGCCCCGCGCGATCTCGCCACGGCCCTGCACTCCGCCTGGGTCCGCTTCGCGACGGACGGCACGCCCGGCTGGCCCGCCTGGCACGCCGGGCATCCGGTCCGGGTCTTCGACACCCCGGAGGCCCCGGGCGGCGACCGGATCGTCCTCGGCCCCTACGACCCCGAGCTGGCCCTCTGGGACGCGGACGCGCGACGGCCCCGCAGAGTCCAGGGCGCCGGCACCTTCGTCACCTCCGGCGGAGGGCCCCTCCCGGCCCTGCGCCGCTTCCGCCGGACTCCCTGAACCCGGACCGGTTATCCGCGCCCCGTACCGGGCCCCGTACCGGGCCCGGTACCGGGCCCCGTACCGGGCCCCGTACCGGGCCCCGTACCGGGCCCCGTACCGGGCTCGGCCGTGTCGTCCGCCTCGGCCGTGGGGGTGCGCGGCTTGGTGTGGAGGATCTCGCGGGCCTGTTCCGCGGCGCGGATGGAGCTCTCGCCGACGAAGTCGAGGAAACGGGCGACGTTCTCCAGCCGGGAGGAGGCAGGGGTGCCGGCGCCGAGGACGCCCACGCCCTGACGGGCGATCTCGACGATCCGGGCGAGGGCACGGGCGCTGGCGATCATGGACTGGTACCAGACGTCGTCGTCGACGACATACCGCTCCCGGCGGCGTTCGCCCTGCTCCCGGCGGACCATGCCCTGGCTGTCGAGGTAGGCGATCGCCTTGGAGATGGACGCCGGGCTGACCTGGAGGCGCTGCGCCAGTTCGGCCGCGGTGAGGCTGCCGGAGTCGGTGAGGGTGAGGCAGGCCATCACCCGCGCCATCATCGTGGGCATGCCCGAGGCCATCATGACGGTCGTGAACGTCTCCTCGTACTCGCGTACGGCCTCGGCGTCACGCCCATGGGCCTGCTCGGGCGTCCGGGCCTCCCGGGAGGTGGTCTGGCGGCGCCGGTGCGCGCGGCGCTCGGTGGCCCGGTGGGCGAGGTCGGCGCGATAGGCGGTGGGGCCGCCGTTGCGCATCACCTCACGGGTGACCGTCGACGTCGGGCGGTCGAGCCGTCTGGCGATCTCGGCGTAGGCGAGGCCGTCGGCCAGCCCCAGTGCGATCTGCTGGCGTTCCTGCTGAGTGAGCCTGCCTCCCGGCATCGCTGTCTCCTTCGTGCTCCGTGGTGCGCCCACTATAGCGTTCACTGCCAATTCATTGCAACGCCCACTGTGCCGCTTGTTGCGTTACTCGGTAGGCCGTTGCAACAAATTAGCGGCTTTGAACTGGGGAAATGCTATTCACGTGCAACGAGTGTGTTGCTAGATCTTTGAATGCAACGTAGCTTTTCCATCGTCAGAAACGACGAGCCGAGGAGAGCACGATGCAGAAGTTCGACACCCCCGCCCCGATCGCCGCGGTCCTCAACATCACCGCAGGGCGCGTCCAGCTCATCGCGGCCGACCGGGCCGACACCACCGTCGAGGTCCGGCCCGCCAACGCCTCCAAGAGCCGTGACATCAGGGCCGCCGAGGAGACCACGGTCGACTACCGCGACGGAGTGCTGCGGATCGACGCCCCGAAAGCCAGGAACGAGTTGTTCGGCCCCTCCGGAACCCTGGAGGTCACCGTGCAACTGCCGTCCGGCTCCCGGGTCGAGGCGAAGGCCGCCGCCGCCGAGTTCCGCGGCGTCGGACGGCTGGGCGATGTGGCCATCGACGGCGCGCACGGACGGGTCAAGCTCGACGAGGCCGCGAGCGCCCGTCTGAACCTGCTGGCCGGCGACGCCCTGGTGGGCCGCCTGGACGGCCCCGCCGACATCACCAGCGGCAAGGGCGACCTGCGGGTCACCGAGGCCGTGCGCGGCACCGTCTCCCTGCGCACCGGGCACGGCGAGATCTCCATCGGCGCCGCCACCGGGGTCTCGGCCTCGCTGGACGCCGGCACCTCCTACGGCCGCGTCCGCAACACGCTCAAGAACAGCGAGGGCGCCACCGCCCAGCTCGACATCCGCGCGACCACCGGCTACGGCGACATCGACGCCCGCAGCCTCTGACCCCCGCCCACGCTCTCCGACCCGAGGCTCTGAAGGAGCATCTGTCATGACCGACCCGGCCATCGCGGCGCACGGGCTGCGCAAGTCCTACGGCGACAAGGTCGTCCTCGACGGCATCGACCTGACCGTCCCCGAGGGCACGATCTTCTCCCTGCTGGGCCCGAACGGCGCGGGCAAGACCACCGCCGTCAAGATCCTCTCCACCCTCATCTCCGCCGGCCCCGGCTCCGGCGCGATCCTCGTCGGCGGCCACGACCTCGTCGCCGATCCGCAGGCGGTGCGTGCGGCGATCGGGGTGACCGGGCAGTTCTCCGCCGTCGACGGGCTGATCACCGGCGAGGAGAACATGCTCCTCATGGCCGACCTGCACCACCTGACCAGGGCCGAGGGGCGACGGGTCACCGCCGAACTCCTGGAGCGCTTCGACCTGGTGGAGGCCGCGAAGAAGCCCGCCTCCACCTACTCCGGCGGCATGAAGCGCCGCCTGGACATCGCCATGACCCTGGTCGGCGCCCCGAGGATCATCTTCCTCGACGAACCCACCACCGGCCTCGACCCCCGCTCCCGCCACAACATGTGGCAGATCATCCGCGAACTCGTCTCCGACGGCGTCACCGTCTTCCTCACCACCCAGTACCTCGAAGAGGCCGACGAACTCGCCGACCGCATCGCGGTGCTGAACAACGGCAAGATCGCCGCCGAAGGCAGCGCCGAGGAACTCAAGCGCCTCATCCCCGGCGGGCACGTCCGCCTCCGTTTCACCGACCCGGACGCCTACCGCGCCGCCGCCTCCGCGCTGCGCGAGGTCACCCGGGACCACGAGGCCCTCGCCCTCCAGCTCCCCAGCGGCGGCACCCAGCGCGAACTGCGCGCCGTCCTGGACCAGTTGGACTCCGCCGGCATCGAGGCCGACGAACTCACCGTGCACACCCCCGACCTCGACGACGTGTTCTTCGCCCTGACCGGCCCGACCACTGCCACGGGCACCGCCCCGACCACCGTCACGGGCACCGTCCCCAACCAGCCCAAGGAGAACGCCCGATGAGCGCCCTCGCCCTCGCCGTCCGCGACTCGAACACCATGCTGCGCCGCAACCTCCTGCACGCGCGCCGCTATCCGTCGCTCACCCTGAACCTGCTGCTGACCCCGATCATGCTGTTGCTGCTCTTCGTCTACATCTTCGGCGACGTGATGAGCGCGGGCATCGGCGGCAGCGACCGCTCCGACTACATCGCCTACATCGTCCCGGGCATCCTGCTGCTGACCATCGGCGGCACGG of Streptomyces phaeolivaceus contains these proteins:
- a CDS encoding alginate lyase family protein; protein product: MSRTSPHRNTDESVPEGELGRRGLLRTAGGLTAALALGAASVATTAEAAPATFTHPGMLHAYGELNRAKVRVAAGDDPWLSGWNRLTANSHSASTWTPNPQATVIRGGTGQNYGILYNDIHAAYQNALRWRIAGTTAHGDTAVRILNAWSATLTTVTGNADRFLAAGIYGYQFANAAELMRGHSGFDLDRFRTMMLNVFYPLNNQFLTGHNDACVTNYWANWDLCTMNSILAIGILCDDGAKYDQAVNYFKTGAGNGSITHAVPYPHTDSAGYALGQWQEAGRDQGHSVMGIGLMGAFCETAWSQGDDLYGYDGNRFMKGAQYVAKYNLGQDVPFTTYTWGSGQNCAQQTHTAVSSASRGQLRPVWDLVHYHYARRRGLSVPYITAMAEQVRPEGGGGDYGSASGGYDQLGFGTLMYAK
- a CDS encoding carboxylesterase/lipase family protein, which codes for MAADRQDGPVVRTPYGDVRGTYVDRDGHPDRIAVFRGIPYAAPPFGPRRFRPPVPPEPWAGVRDALAFGPTPPKPPYSEAFARYLSDPVVPGDDCLNLNVWTPRPDPGARLPVMVFLHGGALTRGSSAVPVYDGAAFARDGVVLVSVNYRLGVEGYGLFPDAPPNLGLRDQLAALEWVRESIAAFGGDPDRVTLFGQSAGAISVGALLAVPRARGLFRRAVLQSGPPEALDRDKVRRMVRRMANRLKVPATAEAFAAVDRSVLVEAQTEVGRLGSPVLGGPAFGIVVDGDLLPTDPLRALTEHGAAPGVDLLMGWTRDEHRLWLVPGGLQERVDRLGTVALAGARARCHCGPEVPRGYRDLHPDKGTADLVGQLVTDHLLRVPLHRVADARLGQERARSYLYEFAWSSGVPGLGSCHALELGFVFDTGDTPASAKLAGDHAPRDLATALHSAWVRFATDGTPGWPAWHAGHPVRVFDTPEAPGGDRIVLGPYDPELALWDADARRPRRVQGAGTFVTSGGGPLPALRRFRRTP
- a CDS encoding ATP-binding cassette domain-containing protein, with protein sequence MTDPAIAAHGLRKSYGDKVVLDGIDLTVPEGTIFSLLGPNGAGKTTAVKILSTLISAGPGSGAILVGGHDLVADPQAVRAAIGVTGQFSAVDGLITGEENMLLMADLHHLTRAEGRRVTAELLERFDLVEAAKKPASTYSGGMKRRLDIAMTLVGAPRIIFLDEPTTGLDPRSRHNMWQIIRELVSDGVTVFLTTQYLEEADELADRIAVLNNGKIAAEGSAEELKRLIPGGHVRLRFTDPDAYRAAASALREVTRDHEALALQLPSGGTQRELRAVLDQLDSAGIEADELTVHTPDLDDVFFALTGPTTATGTAPTTVTGTVPNQPKENAR
- a CDS encoding DUF4097 family beta strand repeat-containing protein, with translation MQKFDTPAPIAAVLNITAGRVQLIAADRADTTVEVRPANASKSRDIRAAEETTVDYRDGVLRIDAPKARNELFGPSGTLEVTVQLPSGSRVEAKAAAAEFRGVGRLGDVAIDGAHGRVKLDEAASARLNLLAGDALVGRLDGPADITSGKGDLRVTEAVRGTVSLRTGHGEISIGAATGVSASLDAGTSYGRVRNTLKNSEGATAQLDIRATTGYGDIDARSL
- a CDS encoding GbsR/MarR family transcriptional regulator, translated to MPGGRLTQQERQQIALGLADGLAYAEIARRLDRPTSTVTREVMRNGGPTAYRADLAHRATERRAHRRRQTTSREARTPEQAHGRDAEAVREYEETFTTVMMASGMPTMMARVMACLTLTDSGSLTAAELAQRLQVSPASISKAIAYLDSQGMVRREQGERRRERYVVDDDVWYQSMIASARALARIVEIARQGVGVLGAGTPASSRLENVARFLDFVGESSIRAAEQAREILHTKPRTPTAEADDTAEPGTGPGTGPGTGPGTGPGTGPGTGPGTGRG